From one Gemmobacter sp. genomic stretch:
- a CDS encoding DUF2924 domain-containing protein, giving the protein MTTHDPIPARLAALKTTATPDLKKQWRDLFDSEPPPFNRRYLESRLAYRIQELAYGGLKPETIRRLERLGEELDGGDKKKRGIRLDRDRPITGTRLLRDWQGVEYVVTVTADGFEWQGRPYKSLSAIARAITGTRWNGWVFFGLKNHRGRT; this is encoded by the coding sequence ATGACGACGCACGACCCCATCCCCGCGCGCCTTGCCGCGCTGAAGACTACCGCGACGCCCGACTTGAAGAAGCAGTGGCGCGACCTGTTCGACAGCGAGCCGCCGCCATTCAACCGGCGCTACCTTGAATCCCGCCTCGCCTATCGCATCCAGGAACTCGCCTATGGCGGGTTGAAGCCCGAGACGATCCGACGACTGGAACGGCTGGGCGAGGAACTGGATGGCGGTGACAAAAAGAAGCGCGGGATCCGCCTCGACCGCGACCGACCCATCACCGGCACGCGCCTCCTGCGCGATTGGCAGGGCGTCGAGTACGTCGTGACCGTCACCGCCGACGGTTTCGAGTGGCAGGGACGGCCCTACAAGTCGCTGTCTGCCATTGCCCGCGCCATCACCGGCACCCGCTGGAACGGCTGGGTGTTCTTCGGCCTCAAGAACCACAGGGGGCGGACATGA
- a CDS encoding type II toxin-antitoxin system HigB family toxin, translating into MRIIARPKLFAFGERFPDAKVQIDVWWAEARRAEWKTPADIKAQYRSASILKGGRVVFNICGALLHKSGDGQGSPFPGQTHPTASVTGMPSAVKPFRTATRTWNSAT; encoded by the coding sequence ATGAGAATCATCGCCCGGCCCAAGCTATTCGCTTTCGGGGAGCGCTTTCCAGATGCGAAGGTGCAGATCGACGTTTGGTGGGCTGAGGCAAGGCGAGCAGAATGGAAAACGCCAGCAGACATCAAGGCCCAGTACCGCAGCGCGAGCATTCTCAAAGGTGGGCGTGTGGTCTTCAACATCTGCGGGGCTCTGTTGCACAAATCGGGTGACGGACAGGGTTCCCCTTTCCCCGGACAGACTCATCCCACGGCTTCCGTGACAGGGATGCCGAGCGCTGTGAAGCCGTTCAGGACAGCGACGCGAACCTGGAACTCTGCAACCTGA
- a CDS encoding DUF6511 domain-containing protein produces MIDKTAREAQAIRDARALFAEALTDLGLMEPFFHRTAADIDRLIEAAVTGYVDSMLAQGARKERTGTAHDDPIPF; encoded by the coding sequence ATGATCGACAAGACCGCCCGCGAGGCACAGGCGATCCGCGACGCGCGGGCGCTCTTTGCCGAAGCGCTGACCGACCTCGGGCTCATGGAGCCCTTCTTTCATCGCACCGCTGCCGACATCGACCGGCTGATCGAAGCGGCCGTCACCGGCTACGTCGATAGCATGTTGGCGCAGGGCGCACGCAAGGAGCGGACAGGCACGGCCCATGACGATCCGATTCCGTTCTGA
- a CDS encoding recombinase family protein: protein MTKPPEKSKVVRKLRCAVYTRKSSEEGLEQEFNSLHAQREACEAYIASQRSEGWVLVRDQYDDGGISGGTLERPGLKRLMADIEDGLVDVVVVYKIDRLSRSLADFAKLVEVFDRNGVTFVSVTQSFNTTTSMGRLTLNILLSFAQFEREVTAERIRDKVAASRKKGLWMGGVPPFGYRVENRKLLVDQTAAVHVRWIFARFIAIGSCTVLAREVCARGLGTPRGNRIDKKYLYRMLSNRAYLGEAVHKGDSYPGEHDAIIDRETWDRVHAILQESPRKRAARTRADTPALLKGLLFGPDGAAFSPTHTRKGGRLYRYYVSQTVLKHGAGACPVGRVPAGEIECAVIDQLRAVLRQPEIVAGTWRAALAHANITETDARAALQQLDPLWDELFPAEQARIVALLVERVEIGAQGLDVRLRVEGLRSLAHDFSTGAVAQQA, encoded by the coding sequence ATGACGAAGCCGCCCGAAAAATCGAAGGTCGTCCGCAAGCTTCGCTGCGCCGTTTACACCCGGAAGTCCTCCGAGGAAGGGCTGGAGCAGGAGTTCAACTCGCTCCACGCCCAGCGCGAGGCCTGCGAGGCTTACATCGCCAGCCAGCGGTCTGAGGGCTGGGTGCTGGTCCGCGACCAATATGACGACGGCGGCATCTCCGGCGGCACGCTGGAACGGCCCGGCCTGAAGCGGTTGATGGCCGACATCGAGGATGGGCTGGTCGATGTGGTGGTGGTCTACAAGATCGACCGCCTCAGCCGCTCGCTCGCCGACTTCGCCAAGCTGGTCGAGGTGTTCGACCGGAACGGCGTGACGTTCGTCTCGGTCACACAGTCGTTCAACACCACCACCTCCATGGGGCGGTTGACGCTGAACATCCTGCTGTCCTTCGCCCAGTTCGAGCGGGAGGTGACGGCTGAGCGCATCCGCGACAAGGTCGCCGCCAGTCGGAAGAAGGGCTTGTGGATGGGCGGTGTGCCGCCCTTCGGCTACAGGGTGGAAAACCGGAAGCTGCTGGTTGATCAGACCGCCGCAGTGCATGTGCGCTGGATCTTCGCACGCTTCATCGCGATCGGCTCCTGCACGGTTCTGGCCCGCGAGGTCTGCGCGCGGGGCCTCGGCACGCCGCGCGGCAACCGGATCGACAAGAAGTACCTCTACCGGATGCTTTCGAACCGCGCCTACCTCGGCGAGGCGGTGCACAAGGGCGATAGCTACCCTGGCGAGCACGATGCGATCATCGACCGTGAGACGTGGGACCGCGTCCACGCCATCCTGCAGGAAAGCCCGCGCAAGCGTGCCGCCCGGACGCGCGCCGACACGCCCGCGCTGCTGAAGGGACTGCTGTTCGGCCCCGATGGCGCTGCATTCTCGCCGACGCACACCCGCAAGGGCGGGCGGCTGTACCGTTACTACGTTAGCCAGACCGTGCTGAAGCATGGTGCTGGTGCGTGTCCAGTCGGCCGTGTGCCCGCGGGCGAGATCGAGTGCGCTGTCATAGACCAACTCCGCGCCGTGCTCCGCCAGCCCGAGATCGTTGCGGGGACGTGGAGGGCGGCACTTGCCCACGCCAACATCACCGAAACCGACGCCCGAGCAGCCCTGCAGCAGCTCGACCCGCTGTGGGACGAGCTATTCCCTGCCGAGCAGGCGCGCATCGTGGCGCTGCTGGTCGAGCGCGTGGAGATCGGGGCGCAGGGGCTAGATGTTCGTCTGCGCGTCGAAGGCCTCAGGTCATTGGCGCACGATTTTTCAACTGGCGCGGTGGCGCAGCAAGCATGA
- a CDS encoding IS5 family transposase, which translates to MSRPTPPTYKTRNWRSYNQALKRRGSLTIWFDPAMMWGAASTGKRGRQPAYSDAAIQTCLTMKVLFGMALRQTTGFVESMLRLIGLDWAVPDFSTLSRRQKTLKVNIPYRGSEGPLHLLVDSTGIKVEGEGEWNARKHGGTKRRVWRKIHIGIDEKSLEIRAAEFTTSDVGDAPMLPELLDQIPPDQEIATVTADGAFDTRKCHDAIAARGAAAIIPPRKNAKPWKPDTPGAVARNEILRTSKRVGRTIWRRWSGYHRRSRAETKMHCVKLLGQRLSARDFDRQVAEFQVRVAVLNGFTALGIPVTEAVG; encoded by the coding sequence ATGAGCAGACCGACACCCCCGACCTACAAGACCCGGAACTGGCGCAGCTACAACCAAGCGCTGAAGCGCCGTGGCTCGCTGACGATCTGGTTCGATCCCGCCATGATGTGGGGAGCCGCGTCGACCGGCAAGCGCGGGCGCCAGCCTGCCTACAGTGACGCCGCGATCCAGACGTGCCTGACCATGAAGGTGCTGTTCGGGATGGCGCTCCGCCAGACCACTGGGTTCGTCGAGAGCATGCTTCGGCTGATCGGCCTGGACTGGGCGGTGCCTGACTTCAGCACGCTGTCGCGCCGCCAGAAGACCCTGAAGGTCAACATCCCCTACCGCGGCTCGGAGGGTCCGTTACACCTCTTGGTCGACAGCACCGGCATCAAGGTGGAAGGCGAAGGGGAGTGGAACGCCCGCAAGCACGGGGGCACCAAACGCAGGGTCTGGCGCAAGATCCACATCGGGATTGACGAGAAATCTCTGGAAATCCGGGCGGCCGAGTTCACCACCAGCGACGTGGGCGATGCGCCCATGCTGCCCGAGCTGCTCGACCAGATCCCGCCCGACCAGGAGATCGCGACCGTCACCGCCGATGGTGCCTTCGACACCCGCAAATGCCATGACGCCATCGCAGCCCGAGGTGCCGCCGCTATCATTCCGCCCCGCAAGAATGCCAAGCCCTGGAAGCCCGACACCCCGGGTGCTGTGGCGCGTAACGAGATCTTGCGCACATCGAAGCGCGTCGGTCGAACCATCTGGCGACGATGGAGCGGGTATCACCGCCGAAGTCGCGCAGAGACCAAGATGCACTGCGTCAAGCTGCTGGGGCAGCGCCTGTCCGCGCGGGACTTCGACCGTCAGGTTGCAGAGTTCCAGGTTCGCGTCGCTGTCCTGAACGGCTTCACAGCGCTCGGCATCCCTGTCACGGAAGCCGTGGGATGA
- a CDS encoding ATP-binding protein, with translation MAFRIITADERLSAAENKTSLAIFGPPGVGKTTLLKSLPADETVCLDLEAGMKSVQDWRGASIPVRSFTDFRDLAVLIGGPDPAQHPQSWYGTERHAWLQAQHRDSGIEAFLAARRIVFVDSITDLTRQAMAYARQQPEAFSDRTGKPDVRGAYGLLGREVIQALKHLQHARGKTVIFVGVLEKVTDDFGAVTWQPQMEGSKAGRELPGIVDQVVSMQLFARDAEGGWVLDETATDRRLVCKSGNPWGLPAKDRSGRLDLTEPPDLGALLARIDGRAPHQPAFAS, from the coding sequence ATGGCCTTCCGCATCATCACCGCCGACGAACGCCTCTCGGCCGCCGAGAACAAGACCTCGCTCGCCATCTTCGGCCCGCCCGGCGTGGGCAAGACCACGCTGCTGAAATCCCTCCCCGCCGACGAAACCGTCTGCCTCGACCTCGAGGCTGGCATGAAATCCGTACAGGACTGGCGCGGGGCGTCGATCCCGGTGCGCAGCTTCACCGACTTCCGCGATCTGGCGGTGCTGATCGGCGGGCCGGACCCCGCGCAACATCCGCAGTCCTGGTACGGGACCGAACGGCACGCGTGGCTGCAGGCCCAGCACCGCGACAGCGGCATCGAAGCCTTCCTTGCTGCGCGGCGCATCGTCTTTGTGGACTCGATCACCGATCTGACCCGGCAGGCGATGGCCTATGCCCGCCAGCAGCCTGAAGCCTTCTCGGACCGGACCGGCAAGCCGGATGTCCGCGGTGCCTATGGGCTTCTGGGGCGTGAGGTGATCCAGGCGCTGAAGCACCTCCAGCATGCACGCGGCAAGACCGTGATCTTCGTCGGCGTGCTGGAAAAGGTGACCGACGATTTCGGTGCCGTCACCTGGCAGCCGCAGATGGAAGGCAGCAAGGCGGGGCGCGAATTGCCCGGCATCGTGGACCAGGTGGTTTCGATGCAGCTTTTCGCCCGCGATGCCGAGGGCGGCTGGGTGCTGGACGAGACCGCCACCGACCGCCGCCTAGTCTGCAAATCCGGCAATCCCTGGGGTCTTCCCGCCAAGGACCGTTCCGGCCGTCTCGACCTGACCGAACCGCCCGACCTCGGCGCGCTGCTCGCCCGGATCGATGGTCGCGCGCCCCATCAACCCGCTTTCGCTTCCTGA